In Xyrauchen texanus isolate HMW12.3.18 chromosome 23, RBS_HiC_50CHRs, whole genome shotgun sequence, a genomic segment contains:
- the LOC127617169 gene encoding UBX domain-containing protein 1-like isoform X1, with protein sequence MHIFQQLRELSHMSHTNCRSCVWIGSDTVITMAEYTTLESLLEMGFNRNRAEKAVAHTGNQGIERAMDWLMEHENDPDIDEPYVPPVRNVLGSTEEQSSPCQSPPETSEFTENVAEDGDAKRPMTEEERQEQVKRLEELMRARQEERSERERQEEIEREKQRRKQGQELLQVKQKLQDDEMKKLADQRRREKMEDRLAKQRVKEKIARDREERARKFGGCSSSTDLSSPPSEAPTQSLPDNQGPPQAKKDYDECRIQVRLLDGSTLSAVFKAQEPLAAVRVYVQMNGANGVDFNLITPYPRRVYTDLDMEKPLRELGLVPSAVLVVTKK encoded by the exons atgcacattttccaacaGCTTCGCGAACTGTCCCACATGTCCCATACGAATTGCCgtagttgtgtgtggattggaAGCGACACAGTGAT CACAATGGCAGAGTACACTACATTAGAAAGCTTGCTGGAAATGGGCTTCAACAGAAACAGAGC GGAGAAGGCTGTAGCACATACTGGAAACCAGGGCATTGAGAGAGCAATGGACTG GTTAATGGAGCATGAGAATGATCCAGATATAGATGAGCCCTATGTCCCACCTGTCAGGAATGTTCTTGGCTCAACAGAAGAACAGAGCAGCCCATGCCAGTCTCCTCCAGAAACCTCTGAAT TCACTGAAAATGTAGCAGAAGACGGAGATGCCAAACGACCCATGACAGAGGAAGAGAGGCAGGAACAAGTAAAAAG ACTGGAGGAGTTGATGAGGGCGAGACAGGAGGAGAGGTCAGAGAGGGAGCGACAGGAGGAAATAGAAAGAGAGAAGCAGAGGAGGAAGCAAGGACAAGAGCTGCTGCAAGTCAAACAGAAACTTCAGGACGATGAAATGAAGAAGCTGGCAGACCAGCGCAGGAGGGAGAAGATGGAGGACAGACTTGCCAA GCAACGGGTTAAAGAGAAGATTGCACGAGACAGAGAGGAGAGGGCGCGAAAG TTTGGAGGCTGTTCATCAAGCACAGATCTGTCATCTCCCCCCTCTGAAGCCCCTACCCAGTCTCTACCGGACAACCAAGGGCCTCCGCAAGCCAAGAAAGACTACGATGAATGTCGGATACAG GTGCGTCTTCTGGATGGGTCTACCTTGAGTGCTGTCTTTAAGGCTCAGGAACCTCTGGCTGCTGTGAGAGTCTATGTACAGATGAACGGGGCAAATGGAGTGGATTTCAACCTCATCACCCCATACCCCAGACGTGTCTACACTGATCTGGACATGGAAAAACCCCTGCGTGAGCTGG GTTTGGTGCCTTCTGCAGTTCTTGTGGTTACCAAGAAATGA
- the LOC127617169 gene encoding UBX domain-containing protein 1-like isoform X2, translating to MAEYTTLESLLEMGFNRNRAEKAVAHTGNQGIERAMDWLMEHENDPDIDEPYVPPVRNVLGSTEEQSSPCQSPPETSEFTENVAEDGDAKRPMTEEERQEQVKRLEELMRARQEERSERERQEEIEREKQRRKQGQELLQVKQKLQDDEMKKLADQRRREKMEDRLAKQRVKEKIARDREERARKFGGCSSSTDLSSPPSEAPTQSLPDNQGPPQAKKDYDECRIQVRLLDGSTLSAVFKAQEPLAAVRVYVQMNGANGVDFNLITPYPRRVYTDLDMEKPLRELGLVPSAVLVVTKK from the exons ATGGCAGAGTACACTACATTAGAAAGCTTGCTGGAAATGGGCTTCAACAGAAACAGAGC GGAGAAGGCTGTAGCACATACTGGAAACCAGGGCATTGAGAGAGCAATGGACTG GTTAATGGAGCATGAGAATGATCCAGATATAGATGAGCCCTATGTCCCACCTGTCAGGAATGTTCTTGGCTCAACAGAAGAACAGAGCAGCCCATGCCAGTCTCCTCCAGAAACCTCTGAAT TCACTGAAAATGTAGCAGAAGACGGAGATGCCAAACGACCCATGACAGAGGAAGAGAGGCAGGAACAAGTAAAAAG ACTGGAGGAGTTGATGAGGGCGAGACAGGAGGAGAGGTCAGAGAGGGAGCGACAGGAGGAAATAGAAAGAGAGAAGCAGAGGAGGAAGCAAGGACAAGAGCTGCTGCAAGTCAAACAGAAACTTCAGGACGATGAAATGAAGAAGCTGGCAGACCAGCGCAGGAGGGAGAAGATGGAGGACAGACTTGCCAA GCAACGGGTTAAAGAGAAGATTGCACGAGACAGAGAGGAGAGGGCGCGAAAG TTTGGAGGCTGTTCATCAAGCACAGATCTGTCATCTCCCCCCTCTGAAGCCCCTACCCAGTCTCTACCGGACAACCAAGGGCCTCCGCAAGCCAAGAAAGACTACGATGAATGTCGGATACAG GTGCGTCTTCTGGATGGGTCTACCTTGAGTGCTGTCTTTAAGGCTCAGGAACCTCTGGCTGCTGTGAGAGTCTATGTACAGATGAACGGGGCAAATGGAGTGGATTTCAACCTCATCACCCCATACCCCAGACGTGTCTACACTGATCTGGACATGGAAAAACCCCTGCGTGAGCTGG GTTTGGTGCCTTCTGCAGTTCTTGTGGTTACCAAGAAATGA
- the LOC127617165 gene encoding pre-mRNA-processing factor 39-like isoform X2, with protein sequence MAAEGTDDLSNNGHLTNPSGLYDPEVAELPNSDAIGSEESAGDGGDMSVPTVSYVAEGEEEGEGELPAEFERLWKLTSDNPLDFNSWTDLLQYCEQEGHTRACRQSLNAFLVRYPLCYGYWKKFADLERQAGHNNKAENVCEQGLKAIPLSVDLWIHYVNLLLGTLNMNLPESAQRIRCVFEEAVAAAGWDFHSDRLWDLYAEWEKEQGNLKAMTVVYERVLRVPTQFYNMHYEKLKTHLTSHPPHEVLSPEEYRKVRAEYKQSQIQAKKERTDIAADEEERPPGEEEPADNGKDSEEAVQKMQELLLACREEVYQQNEAEVRKRWNFEDAIKRPYFHVKPLDRAQLKAWQSYLDWEMAEAETAAMDVEKTSVEGQESSKKECVAGHERVLILYERCLIACALYEEFWNKYVHYLEPRCLEEVRNVYRRACEIHLPYKHSIHLQWSSFEEKHGNILEAQRILESLETRLPGLAAVRLRMIGLQRRAGHLDVAESLLKEALEQSKDNPSLHAFYSIKLSRFLLKLCKNPARARTVLQEAIELSPDNSRLYQNLLDLEMSGDLRANGGGVQQCVAKALAAPLSPKTKILFSQRGLQYAEDFGTTVQSVLSMYDEHQKLLKEHDGKRGAENGDSDDPEKMSKMDDGSAMTVPPQTAPPTMPHVPMTTPPPPMMGGDMCGSYGSYGSWYQQYGAYGSYQNPWNQYNQYYPQS encoded by the exons ATGGCGGCGGAAGGCACCGACGACTTGAGCAACAACGGGCATCTGACAAACCCTTCAG GGTTGTATGATCCTGAGGTTGCAGAACTTCCCAATTCAGATGCTATTGGGTCAGAGGAGAGTGCTGGTGATGGGGGAGACATGAGCGTCCCAACAGTATCCTATGTGGCAGAAGGTGAGGAGGAGGGAGAAGGAGAGTTACCAGCAGAATTCGAGAGACTTTGGAAGCTGACCAGCGACAATCCTCTTGATTTCAACAGCTGGACTGATCTTCTGCAGTATTGTGAACAAGAG GGCCACACGAGGGCTTGTCGTCAATCCCTGAATGCATTTCTGGTTAGGTACCCTCTGTGTTATGGTTATTGGAAAAAATTTGCAGATCTCGAGAGACAAGCTGGTCACAACAACAAAGCTGAAaat GTGTGTGAACAAGGTTTGAAGGCGATCCCTCTCAGTGTTGATCTATGGATCCACTATGTCAACCTGCTGCTGGGAACACTCAACATGAACCTGCCTGAGTCAGCACAGCGCATCCGCTG TGTGTTTGAGGAGGCAGTGGCAGCCGCTGGCTGGGACTTCCATTCAGACAGGCTGTGGGATCTGTATGCCGAGTGGGAGAAGGAGCAGGGAAACCTAAAGGCCATGACAGTGGTCTATGAACGAGTACTGCGGGTCCCcacacagttttacaacatgcaCTATGAAAA ACTAAAAACACACTTAACTTCCCACCCGCCGCATGAGGTCCTGTCCCCAGAGGAGTACAGGAAGGTGAGGGCTGAGTACAAACAGAGCCAAATTCAGGCCAAAAAAGAGAGAACTGATATTGCTGCAGATGAAGAGGAGAGACCGCCAGGGGAGGAAGAGCCTGCAGACAACGGAAAGGACTCG GAAGAGGCAGTACAGAAGATGCAGGAGCTTCTGTTGGCCTGCAGAGAGGAAGTGTACCAGCAAAATGAGGCAGAAGTCAGGAAGAGATGGAACTTTGAGGATGCT ATTAAAAGGCCGTATTTCCATGTGAAGCCTCTGGACAGAGCCCAGCTGAAAGCCTGGCAGAGTTATTTGGACTGGGAGATGGCAGAGGCTGAGACGGCAGCGATGGATGTTGAAAAGACGTCTGTGGAAGGCCAGGAAAGCTCCAAAAAAGAGTGTGTAGCTGGACACGAGAGAGTACTGATTCTGTATGAGCGCTGTCTCATTGCCTGTGCACTCTATGAGGAATTCTGGAATAAA TATGTGCATTACCTGGAACCACGGTGTCTGGAGGAAGTGCGTAATGTGTATCGCAGAGCTTGTGAAATCCATCTTCCATACAAACACAGTATCCATCTGCAGTGGTCCTCGTTCGAAGAAAAGCATG GTAATATTTTAGAGGCACAGCGCATTCTAGAGTCTCTGGAGACGAGATTGCCTGGTTTGGCTGCGGTGCGTTTAAGGATGATAGGTTTGCAGAGGAGGGCAGGTCATCTTGATGTGGCGGAATCGCTACTGAAGGAGGCACTGGAACAGAGTAAAGACAATCCCTCACTCCATGCCTTCTACTCGATCAAACTTTCCCGCTTCCTTCTCAAGCTGTGCAAGAACCCAGCCAGGGCCCGCACTGTTCTACAGGAGGCCATAGAGCTCAGTCCG GATAACAGTAGGTTGTATCAGAACCTTCTGGATCTGGAGATGTCAGGTGACCTGCGGGCTAATGGTGGAGGGGTCCAACAGTGTGTGGCTAAAGCTCTTGCTGCTCCTCTCTCACCAAAGACCAAAATCCTTTTCTCCCAACGTGGCCTGCAGTACGCTGAGGATTTTGGGACTACAGTACAGAG TGTGTTGAGTATGTATGACGAGCACCAAAAGCTGCTAAAGGAGCACGATGGAAAGAGAGGAGCAGAGAACGG TGATAGTGACGATCCAGAGAAGATGAGTAAAATGGATGATGGATCTGCCATGACGGTGCCTCCACAGACTGCTCCACCCACTATGCCTCACGTTCCCATGACAACACCACCTCCTCCTATGATGGGTGGAGACATGTGTGGATCGTATGGAAGTTATGGGAGCTGGTACCAG CAGTACGGGGCATACGGCAGCTACCAGAACCCTTGGAATCAGTACAATCAGTACTACCCTCAAAGCTAA
- the LOC127617165 gene encoding pre-mRNA-processing factor 39-like isoform X1, whose amino-acid sequence MAAEGTDDLSNNGHLTNPSGLYDPEVAELPNSDAIGSEESAGDGGDMSVPTVSYVAEGEEEGEGELPAEFERLWKLTSDNPLDFNSWTDLLQYCEQEGHTRACRQSLNAFLVRYPLCYGYWKKFADLERQAGHNNKAENVCEQGLKAIPLSVDLWIHYVNLLLGTLNMNLPESAQRIRCVFEEAVAAAGWDFHSDRLWDLYAEWEKEQGNLKAMTVVYERVLRVPTQFYNMHYEKLKTHLTSHPPHEVLSPEEYRKVRAEYKQSQIQAKKERTDIAADEEERPPGEEEPADNGKDSEEAVQKMQELLLACREEVYQQNEAEVRKRWNFEDAIKRPYFHVKPLDRAQLKAWQSYLDWEMAEAETAAMDVEKTSVEGQESSKKECVAGHERVLILYERCLIACALYEEFWNKYVHYLEPRCLEEVRNVYRRACEIHLPYKHSIHLQWSSFEEKHGNILEAQRILESLETRLPGLAAVRLRMIGLQRRAGHLDVAESLLKEALEQSKDNPSLHAFYSIKLSRFLLKLCKNPARARTVLQEAIELSPDNSRLYQNLLDLEMSGDLRANGGGVQQCVAKALAAPLSPKTKILFSQRGLQYAEDFGTTVQSVLSMYDEHQKLLKEHDGKRGAENGDSDDPEKMSKMDDGSAMTVPPQTAPPTMPHVPMTTPPPPMMGGDMCGSYGSYGSWYQQQYGAYGSYQNPWNQYNQYYPQS is encoded by the exons ATGGCGGCGGAAGGCACCGACGACTTGAGCAACAACGGGCATCTGACAAACCCTTCAG GGTTGTATGATCCTGAGGTTGCAGAACTTCCCAATTCAGATGCTATTGGGTCAGAGGAGAGTGCTGGTGATGGGGGAGACATGAGCGTCCCAACAGTATCCTATGTGGCAGAAGGTGAGGAGGAGGGAGAAGGAGAGTTACCAGCAGAATTCGAGAGACTTTGGAAGCTGACCAGCGACAATCCTCTTGATTTCAACAGCTGGACTGATCTTCTGCAGTATTGTGAACAAGAG GGCCACACGAGGGCTTGTCGTCAATCCCTGAATGCATTTCTGGTTAGGTACCCTCTGTGTTATGGTTATTGGAAAAAATTTGCAGATCTCGAGAGACAAGCTGGTCACAACAACAAAGCTGAAaat GTGTGTGAACAAGGTTTGAAGGCGATCCCTCTCAGTGTTGATCTATGGATCCACTATGTCAACCTGCTGCTGGGAACACTCAACATGAACCTGCCTGAGTCAGCACAGCGCATCCGCTG TGTGTTTGAGGAGGCAGTGGCAGCCGCTGGCTGGGACTTCCATTCAGACAGGCTGTGGGATCTGTATGCCGAGTGGGAGAAGGAGCAGGGAAACCTAAAGGCCATGACAGTGGTCTATGAACGAGTACTGCGGGTCCCcacacagttttacaacatgcaCTATGAAAA ACTAAAAACACACTTAACTTCCCACCCGCCGCATGAGGTCCTGTCCCCAGAGGAGTACAGGAAGGTGAGGGCTGAGTACAAACAGAGCCAAATTCAGGCCAAAAAAGAGAGAACTGATATTGCTGCAGATGAAGAGGAGAGACCGCCAGGGGAGGAAGAGCCTGCAGACAACGGAAAGGACTCG GAAGAGGCAGTACAGAAGATGCAGGAGCTTCTGTTGGCCTGCAGAGAGGAAGTGTACCAGCAAAATGAGGCAGAAGTCAGGAAGAGATGGAACTTTGAGGATGCT ATTAAAAGGCCGTATTTCCATGTGAAGCCTCTGGACAGAGCCCAGCTGAAAGCCTGGCAGAGTTATTTGGACTGGGAGATGGCAGAGGCTGAGACGGCAGCGATGGATGTTGAAAAGACGTCTGTGGAAGGCCAGGAAAGCTCCAAAAAAGAGTGTGTAGCTGGACACGAGAGAGTACTGATTCTGTATGAGCGCTGTCTCATTGCCTGTGCACTCTATGAGGAATTCTGGAATAAA TATGTGCATTACCTGGAACCACGGTGTCTGGAGGAAGTGCGTAATGTGTATCGCAGAGCTTGTGAAATCCATCTTCCATACAAACACAGTATCCATCTGCAGTGGTCCTCGTTCGAAGAAAAGCATG GTAATATTTTAGAGGCACAGCGCATTCTAGAGTCTCTGGAGACGAGATTGCCTGGTTTGGCTGCGGTGCGTTTAAGGATGATAGGTTTGCAGAGGAGGGCAGGTCATCTTGATGTGGCGGAATCGCTACTGAAGGAGGCACTGGAACAGAGTAAAGACAATCCCTCACTCCATGCCTTCTACTCGATCAAACTTTCCCGCTTCCTTCTCAAGCTGTGCAAGAACCCAGCCAGGGCCCGCACTGTTCTACAGGAGGCCATAGAGCTCAGTCCG GATAACAGTAGGTTGTATCAGAACCTTCTGGATCTGGAGATGTCAGGTGACCTGCGGGCTAATGGTGGAGGGGTCCAACAGTGTGTGGCTAAAGCTCTTGCTGCTCCTCTCTCACCAAAGACCAAAATCCTTTTCTCCCAACGTGGCCTGCAGTACGCTGAGGATTTTGGGACTACAGTACAGAG TGTGTTGAGTATGTATGACGAGCACCAAAAGCTGCTAAAGGAGCACGATGGAAAGAGAGGAGCAGAGAACGG TGATAGTGACGATCCAGAGAAGATGAGTAAAATGGATGATGGATCTGCCATGACGGTGCCTCCACAGACTGCTCCACCCACTATGCCTCACGTTCCCATGACAACACCACCTCCTCCTATGATGGGTGGAGACATGTGTGGATCGTATGGAAGTTATGGGAGCTGGTACCAG CAGCAGTACGGGGCATACGGCAGCTACCAGAACCCTTGGAATCAGTACAATCAGTACTACCCTCAAAGCTAA